DNA from Hyalangium minutum:
CACGTTCGTCGGCATCGCGGGCGGCAACCGGGGCCTGGTGAGCTGCTACCAGACGGGAGGCTCCACGCCCACCTGCGGCGCCACCAACGGTCTGTATCCGGGCTATTGGAACGGCCTCGGCGTCTCGGGCCGCTCGGCGTACCTGGAGAACCTGATGTCCACCAGCAAGTACGAGGGCGCCTACCGCTACAGCATCTGGTCCACGGACGATGAGATCATCGGCTACAACAACGTCGTCTACTACGACTACACCTCGCGCATCCCCGGGCAGACGGGCGAGAAGGTGTACTCCGGTTATCCGTACGGCCACTTCGGCGTGAAGGATCAGACGGCGGCCGTGCAGTACAGCATGGTGAAGAGGAACGTCATTCCGTAACACGCTCCCGCGGAGGGGGTGCCACGATGGCTCCCCTTCCGCGAGGCACCCCCTGCGCCCGCCTCAAGGCGTGTGGGTCGTCGGCGGGACTTGTTGCTGCGGCTCCCCTCCCCCACTGGCCGGGAGCTTCTTCAAGAACGCGCTCACCGCGTCGTTGTACTCCTGAGGGCAATCGAGCTGCACCGAGTGGCCGCAGCGCTCCAACCCCACGAGCTCGGACCCTTTGATGTTGGCGTGGCCGTACTCCATGACCTCCCGGGCCCGGCCACCGTGCATGAACGGGTTGGGGATGAGCCGGTCATCCTCGCCGAAGACGATGATCGCTGGCGCCTGGATGGACTTGAGGCTGTCGCGCACGAAGTCGTCGTGGGCCAGCCCGTCCACCGTCCTCACGTTGGCGTAGGCGTACGCGTCGAAGTCCGGCGTGGCCACCACGCGCACGCGCTCCTCGATGAGCCACTCCAGCTCCGGGCGCCAGCGGGCGAAGTTGGACTGCCGCACGCTGCCCCAGATGCCGTACTCGGGCGAGGACTTGATGAGCGTGGTGCTGAAGGCGCGCGTGAGCCACGCCTTCTCCTTCCAGGAGAACTTCTCGAAGCCGGCGGGCGAGGTGAGCACCAGCGCGCCCGGCTCCTCCGGGTAGCGGATGGCGTAGGAGAGCGCCGTCTGCCCGCCCATGGAGTGCCCCACCAGCACGGGCTTCTGGATGCCGAGCGTCTGCACCACCTCGCGCACCGCGTCCGCCATGGCCTCCATGGTGTACGGGAACGTGCCCGGCTTGTCGGACTTGCCGTAGCCCGGCAAGTCCACGGCGATGACGCGGTAGCCCTGGGCGGCGAAGGCATCCAGCTGGTAGCGCCAGAACTTCAGGTACGAGCCCAGCCCGTGGATGAAGACCAGCGTGCGCTGGCCCTCGGGGTTGAGCTCCACGTAGGCCACCTCAGGGACGGTGGCCACGCCGTACGTCTCCGCCGTCTTCGGCAGCGGGATGCGCTTGAGCGGCCACGCCTGCCCCTGGGGCGAGGTGTAGGGGAACTCCTGGAAGGGCAGCGGCGGCTGGTCCCGGTACGAGCGGACACAACCCGAGGCGAGCACGGCGCAGAGAATCAGGACCGAGGCGCGAGGAGTCGTCATGATCAGAACGCGTACCAGGTGAAGGTGGTGAAGGCCGCGAAGGGGTTGGAGGTGACGCGCTCCGCCCCGTCGTAGAAGCTGCCCTTGAACATGTAGCCGGTGTGCAGGCCCACGGTCATGAGGTAGCGGATGTTGTACTTCAGCTCCGCGTTCACCTCGGCGCCGATGAAGCGCCCGCGGCGCACGTCCGGATTCCAGCGTATCGGCGACGCATTGGCCGAGGCCATGGCCGCCCCCAGCTTCAGGTTCAGCTTGTTGGGGATGAGGTCCATCGAGCCCGCGGCGATGGCGGCGCGCAGGCCGTAGCCCTGGTTGGAGATGTCCGTCACCGCGCCCGTGTAGTTGTTGGCCGTGCTGGTGAAGGGGAACAGCAGGAGCGTCTTGTGGTTGAACCACACCGCGCCTGGCAGGCCGTACATGTTGAGGGTGAAGGCGCCCTTGTACTTTCCGTCGGACAGGTCGTCGTCGCCCGTGGTGTAGATGCCCTCGAGCGACACCACGTCATTGGGAGTACGGCCCCAGTTGTAGAGCACCTCCGCGTTGGCGGAGAGGCCGCTGATGCTCACCTCGGGGTTGAGGGCGGTGTCCTCGTTGCTGCTGGTGTACTTGCCCCCGTTGTACATGACGAAGCCGGAGGCCCCGAGGCGGCCGGTGCGGAAGTCGATGTTGTGGTGGAAGTTCGCGCCCACCCAGAACACCGTGCCCGAGGGCCGGTCGATGTTGAAGCGCGGGGTGCCCGTGAAGCTGCCCAGGCCCGTGGACGAGGGACCGCTCTTCACCAGACCCTCGAAGGCGAAGGCGTCGCCCTTGGTGTCGTCGCGCAGCGCCCACGCGGAGACGCCCACGCTGGTGCCGGGCTGGATCGGGTACGAGTAGTCCCCGGTGATGAGCCAGATGTACTTCAGCCGCGGGTCATCCTCGAGCGCCTTGTCCGCCTGCGCGGTGCCCAGGGGCAGCAGGCTCAGCTTGGCGTTGCCCTTGTAGCTGCTGAAGATGGACAGGCCCGTCGCGTCGCTGCCCAGGAAGGTCAGCTTGTAGCCCGTGCGGATGATGTCGTTGAGGGGCGTGCGCGTCGGGTCGAAGATGGCGTCGTAGACGGGCTGAGCGCCGATGAGCAGCGTCAGCTTGGTCGGGTCGCGGAACGGGTAGAACGCGACGTTGACGTTCTTCGTCTGGATGTTGACCTGATCCGCGTTGAAGCCACCGCCCTCGTTGGGCTGGATGGTGTTGGCGGCGCGGCCCCAGAGGAAGTCCACCTCGAACTGGGCGCGGAAGCTGGCCAGCCCGTCCACGAACCACGGGCTGTACTCGATGACCGGAATCCAGCGCTGCTCGATGTAGTACGCCTTCAGGTCCTCCACGCGCACCGCGCTGCCGGCCAGGTTGCCGATGGGCCCGAGCGCCACGCCCTTCAGGCCGCTCGGGTCGCCGATCTGGTTGGTGAACGTGGCGCGCGAGAAGAAGTAGTTGATGAGCACGAACTCGCGAGGCTCTGCGTCCTTCTCGCGGTCCTTCTCATCCTGCCACTTCGGATAGTACGCGCCGGGGACCGTCGTCGGGCTCGCGCTCGCGGAGAGCGAGAACCCGGCCGCTGCCAGGGCGAGCGCCGTCGCGCCACCCCGCAGGGCCCTGCCTGCTTCAGCCTTCGACCACCACGTCATAAACCCCTCGGGAATGAATGGAAGACAGGGCCGCGCGGGTGCGCGGGTGCACTACTGCGCCGCAGAGACCGCGTAGACCTGACGCGCGTTGCCCGTGAAGTCCGCGTTGTTGAGCTTCACCGTCCGGGAGCCCACCACGCCCGCCGCGCAGTTGGCGCCCACCGCCTGGTTCTCGAAGAAGATCTCCAGCGTCAGCGTCTTGCCGTCACCGGACAGCTTGCCGCGCCCCGCCTGCTTGAAGCTCGGGTACGTCACGCTGATGTCGAAGCACGCGCCGTTCGACTTCACGTTCTCGATGAGGACGGCGGTGGAGGTGAAGCTCAGCGGAGTGCCCGAGACCACCGTGTGATCGCACGTGCCGGTGTTGCCCACATTGGGAGCATCCCGCAGGGTGCCCAGGTTGCTGGTCACCGCCAGGTTGCCACCCGACACGGTCATCTCCGACTTCGTGTAGCACTGCGTGGCGCTGCCGTAGTTGGTGTCCTCGTTGAAGCCGTTCGGGTGGCTGGGGATGTTGGCGCCCTCCATCACCAGCTTCTTGCCCTCCAGGAGCGCCTTGATCTTCTCCGCCGTGTCGAACGACGGCAGCGCCGTCAGCACCGTGTAGACCTGCTTCGAGTTGCCCGTGAAGTCGACGTTGTTGACCTTGACGCCCGTCGAGCCTACCGCGCCCGCCGCGCAGGTGGCGCCAACTGCCTGGTTCTCGAAGTAGAGCTCCAGCGTCAGCGTGTTGCCCCCGTCGCTCAGCTTGCCGCGGCCCACCTGCTTGAAGCTCGGGTACGTCACGCTGATGTCGAAACACTCGCCGTCACCCTGCACGTTCTCGATAAGGACGGCGGTGGAGGTGAAGCTCAGCGGGGTGCCCGCAGCCACCGGCTCACACTCGCCCGTGGCGCCCACGGTGGCGGCGTTGCGCAGGGTGCCCAGGGTGCTGGTGACGGCAAAGTTGCCGCCCGAGACGTTCATGGAGACCTTCTCGTAGCACTGCGAGGCGCTGCCGTAGTTGGTGTCCTCGTTGAGGCCGTTCGGGTGGCTGGGGACGTTGACGCCCTCCATCACCAGCGTCTTGCCCTCGAGGTGCGCCTGGATCTTGGCCGGCGTGTCGAACTTCTGGGTGGGCTGGGGGTTGGGCTCCGGCTCCTTGTCATCGCCACCGCAGCCCACGAGGCTCAGCGCACACACCATGACCGCGGAAAGCAGCTTCCTCTTCATACAGACACTCCTCGCTTCGTCGGTGGGACGGCCGGGGATGACATGACGCAGGAGGCTCCCCGGCGCGAGCCCCCCACGAAACTCTGCGAACTGCTCGAGCTACGACGGGCCGCGCGCGTCTGCCGCGATGGCGGCCTCCCTCAGCTCCCGCTTGAGGATCTTCCCCGCCGGCGACACCGGCAGGCGCTCCATCAGCTCCACCTTCTTGGGCACCTTGAAGCGCGCCACCCGCTCGCGCAGGTGCGTCAGCAGCTCCTCCGAGGTGGCGGCAGTGCCGGGCTTGAGCACCACGAACGCACGGCCGACCTCGCCCCACTTCGCATCCGGCACGCCAATCACCGCGCACTGCTGCACGGCGGGGTGCTCGTAGAGCACGGACTCCAGCTCCAACGGGTACACGTTCTCTCCGCCGGAGATGAACATGTCCTTCTTGCGTCCGGCGATGGTGAAGAAGCCGTCCGCGTCGCGGCGCGCCAGGTCTCCCGTGTGGAACCAGCCCTGAGCGTCGATGCTCTCCTTCGTGGCGGCCTCGTCGTTGAAGTAGCCGGAGCACATGGACGGCCCCTTGAGGACGAGCTCGCCCACCCCGCCCACCGGCACCTCGCGGCCGTCGTCATCCACCAGCCGTGCGTCGACGAAGTAGTTGGGCCGGCCAATGGAGCCCGCCTTGGAGATGGCGAACTCCGGGCCCATGCTGAAGAGGCCCGGGCCGAACTCCGTCATCCCGAAGCCCTGCTTGAAGGGCACCGAGTGCACGGCCTGCCACGCCTGGATGAGCGGCACGGGCATGGGCGCGCCACCGCTCGTCATGAAGCGCACGGTGGAGAAGTTCGTGGCGCGGAAGCTCGGCGAGTCGTGGAGCTGCTGGTACTGCGTGGGCACCGCGAAGAACAGCGTCACCTTCTCGCTCTGGATGAGCTTCAGCAGCTCCTCGGGGTCCCACCGGCGCATGATGACGACAGTGCCGCCCACGGTGAGCAGCGGCACCGAGTACACCAGCAGCCCGCCCGTGTGGAACATGGGCGTGTGGGTGATGGTGACGTCGCCGGGCCGCACCTCGTGGACCAGCGTGTTGAGCGTGTTCCACGCCACCATGCGGTAGGAGACCATCGCGCCCTTGGAGCGCCCCGTGGTGCCGCCGGTGAAGAGCAGGCAGAGGATGTCCTCCTGGCTCACCTGCTCGTTCGTCACCGGCGCGGTGGGCCGGTGCAGCAGCGTCTCCGCGTACGGCATGCTCCGGGGCAGGCTCTTCGTCTCCAGGTGCACCAGCCGCAGGCTGTCGCCGAAGCGCTCCTGCACCTGGCCCACGTTGTCGCGGAAGTCGTCACCGAAGAAGAGCACGCGCGGCGTGGTGTCCTTCACCGACTCCGCCAGCTCCTGGGCATGCAGCCGCCAGTTGTAGGGGACGAAGATGGCGCCGATCTTCCCGCAGGCGAAGAGCAGGTCCAGGTACTCCACGCCGTTGTGGGCCACCAGGCCCACCCGGTCCCCGCGCTTCACGCCCGCCACGTCGCGCAGCCACCCGCCCAGCGCCTCGGCGCGGGCATTGAGCGCACGGTAGGTGAAGCGGCCGGCCTCGCCCTTGGCCACGTCCACCACCGCCATCTGCTCTGGCCAGTACAACGCTCCCCGGCCCATCCAGTCGCCGATGAACATGCGCGCTCCTCCCCAGATCGGTGCGACAGGCGCCGTGCGGCTCTCAGGCCGTCCAGCGGTAGAGAGCGGAGGCCATGGAGAGGCCGCCGCCGCTGGCACAGAAGGCCACCAGGTCCCCGCGCCTCACCTTGCCCTGCTCGACCGCGTCGTCGAGCGTCATTGGGATGCAGGCCGAGCCCGTGTAACCCCACTTGTCCATGGTGTAGTGCGCCTTCTCCATCGGCTGGCCGAGCACCTTCATGGTGGCCTCGATGGTGCGCAGGTTCAGCTGGGTGAAGACGAACTGGTTCACGTCCTTCAGCTCCAGCCCGGCGCGCTTGAGCAGGATGTCCAGCAGCTGCGGCCAGCGCTCGGTGTTGAAGGTGGAGGGGAACTTGCGGACGAACTGCACCGCGGGCTTGCCGTTGGTCAGGGCAATGTTCTCGGCGGTGGCTGGGCGGAAGGTGCCGCCGGTGTAGACGCCGAGCGCGTCGTGGTACTCGCCGTTGGCCAGCAGGCGGGCGCCCATGAAGCCGGGCTTGTCGCTCGCGCCCAGCACCACCGCGCCCGCGCCGTCCGCGAAGAGCGTGCAGGTCTTCTTGTCCTTCCAGTTGATGTAGCGCGACATCCCGTACGCGCCCAGCACGAGGATGCGCTTGTAGCTCTCGTCCGCGGCGATGGTCTTGCTGGCCACGTCCAGCGCCGTCACCCACCCGGCGCAGGCGCAGTTGAGGTCGTACGTGCCCGCGTTCACCGCACCCAGCTTGGCCTGCACCACCGACGAGGTGGCCGGGCTGAGGTAGTCCGGCGTATCCGTGGCGACGATGATGAGGTCCAGTTCCTCCGGCTTGGTGCCCGCGCGCTGGAGCGCCTGGCGCGCTGCGGCGACGCACAGGTCCGAGGTGGCCTGATCATCCGCCATGATGTGGCGCTCACGGATGCCCACGTTCTGCACGAGCCAGTCGCCCACGGGCTCGCCGACGATGCGGTCCATCTCGGCGTTGGTGATGACCTTCTCGGGAACGTAGCGCCCGGTGGAGAGGATTTGCGCGTATCTCATGATGCAGTGCTCCGGACGGT
Protein-coding regions in this window:
- a CDS encoding alpha/beta fold hydrolase → MTTPRASVLILCAVLASGCVRSYRDQPPLPFQEFPYTSPQGQAWPLKRIPLPKTAETYGVATVPEVAYVELNPEGQRTLVFIHGLGSYLKFWRYQLDAFAAQGYRVIAVDLPGYGKSDKPGTFPYTMEAMADAVREVVQTLGIQKPVLVGHSMGGQTALSYAIRYPEEPGALVLTSPAGFEKFSWKEKAWLTRAFSTTLIKSSPEYGIWGSVRQSNFARWRPELEWLIEERVRVVATPDFDAYAYANVRTVDGLAHDDFVRDSLKSIQAPAIIVFGEDDRLIPNPFMHGGRAREVMEYGHANIKGSELVGLERCGHSVQLDCPQEYNDAVSAFLKKLPASGGGEPQQQVPPTTHTP
- a CDS encoding acyl-CoA synthetase — translated: MFIGDWMGRGALYWPEQMAVVDVAKGEAGRFTYRALNARAEALGGWLRDVAGVKRGDRVGLVAHNGVEYLDLLFACGKIGAIFVPYNWRLHAQELAESVKDTTPRVLFFGDDFRDNVGQVQERFGDSLRLVHLETKSLPRSMPYAETLLHRPTAPVTNEQVSQEDILCLLFTGGTTGRSKGAMVSYRMVAWNTLNTLVHEVRPGDVTITHTPMFHTGGLLVYSVPLLTVGGTVVIMRRWDPEELLKLIQSEKVTLFFAVPTQYQQLHDSPSFRATNFSTVRFMTSGGAPMPVPLIQAWQAVHSVPFKQGFGMTEFGPGLFSMGPEFAISKAGSIGRPNYFVDARLVDDDGREVPVGGVGELVLKGPSMCSGYFNDEAATKESIDAQGWFHTGDLARRDADGFFTIAGRKKDMFISGGENVYPLELESVLYEHPAVQQCAVIGVPDAKWGEVGRAFVVLKPGTAATSEELLTHLRERVARFKVPKKVELMERLPVSPAGKILKRELREAAIAADARGPS
- a CDS encoding 3-oxoacyl-ACP synthase III family protein is translated as MRYAQILSTGRYVPEKVITNAEMDRIVGEPVGDWLVQNVGIRERHIMADDQATSDLCVAAARQALQRAGTKPEELDLIIVATDTPDYLSPATSSVVQAKLGAVNAGTYDLNCACAGWVTALDVASKTIAADESYKRILVLGAYGMSRYINWKDKKTCTLFADGAGAVVLGASDKPGFMGARLLANGEYHDALGVYTGGTFRPATAENIALTNGKPAVQFVRKFPSTFNTERWPQLLDILLKRAGLELKDVNQFVFTQLNLRTIEATMKVLGQPMEKAHYTMDKWGYTGSACIPMTLDDAVEQGKVRRGDLVAFCASGGGLSMASALYRWTA